One genomic window of Lepeophtheirus salmonis chromosome 5, UVic_Lsal_1.4, whole genome shotgun sequence includes the following:
- the Gp210 gene encoding nuclear pore membrane glycoprotein 210, whose translation MIYQSMKVSLNNCKVLCLWILVNTVGQSVGYQQEFYLPYSETEDVDFTISRNDGCFQWSTEAVEVVNLRPLTLDYSKQCGNVLEFVVIAKAAHPEKETIIKIFAENVNENIDPDNPSIFEYTIIVKPVVRLEILGLKTILKIRDPPSPFGVSAYDAEDNEFDTLDGLQIRWFIGSERDVLVFNSTTNNHDSTTYVVATALGKATLIVLLEDPNYNQVIKPATLEVDVKSPFKVEPDGVFVLPGGEVEFKLFEEVVSDHGSKIRDIDVTGDNPLFTFEIEDSSIASIDKETSLVTALKEEEDETMIMVKNREGEVIKQVPFRITIADSLTIKAHPGGDQVQLLQEEEYEIKVEIFDKYKRRIYPSKNILCKTSYPGQFKVVELSDNGLWARIHTKEMGRGRVKAHLRSVLTSDDEEIEVVPHLRGNVDFEIYEAIKLNPKETILPWDETVKPEYSLNYKASGGSKLFRYSVSDEEMATSTGNGQILTHGVKSGSFKVRASMAHNENIFGESEVYIVSPETLSIDFHSNEGHSGVLLRIPIVMTTSIPDADDRMVFNDCTDIPFKLTMSQEEHFKFEEKDIRGSHRFGSSCANIYISCSKPGAVSDVTVSYRNPTSGQELSAMTNIQCYASMTFVNPVMKRNSISTNMFLAIGSSSKVIIDHGPLPWYKDPSTFFRQIEIEDPDILKVNRINKENDYEKNVYDVTCKAEGKTNFIVTIGNKGSESNNMPAKESREVTINCVIPRKISLTPRTIDGSKVDLIVNPSSGKILLDKEKGIRVFVVVKDGQGHTLESVESLKFSIELSDSQLIKTKSETFHFPKSDSTNLIIPSRPYIDILSQKKKGNVDIEVSLVGYDEDVFKSRGLELPDPFPIDEEENEEEEDFAIYSDIIGLSLLTEKEIISFRP comes from the exons atgATATATCAAAGTATGAAAGTGTCCTTAAATAATTGCAAAGTTTTGTGTCTTTGGATACTTGTAAACACCGTAGGACAATCTGTTGGTTATCAACAGGAGTTTTATCTTCCATATTCTGAGACTGAGGATGTGGACTTCACTATTTCCAGAAATGATGGATGCTTTCAATG GAGTACAGAAGCAGTTGAAGTCGTTAATTTAAGACCACTTACTCTTGATTATTCTAAACAATGTGGAAATGTTTTAGAATTTGTTGTCATAGCAAAGGCAGCCCATCCGGAAAAAGAAaccatcatcaaaatatttgctGAAAATGTCAATGAGAATATTGATCCAG ataacccatctatttttgaatataccATTATCGTAAAACCTGTAGTCAGACTAGAAATCTTAGGTCTAAAGACAATTCTCAAAATTAGAGATCCTCCTTCACCTTTTGGTGTCAGTGCTTATGATGCAGAAGATAATGAGTTTGATACATTGGATGGACTTCAAATACGATG gttCATCGGTTCTGAAAGAGACGTTCTAGTCTTTAATAGCACTACAAACAATCATGACTCAACAACCTATGTCGTTGCAACAGCATTGGGTAAAGCGACACTCATTGTTCTACTAGAAGACCCTAACTACAATCAA GTCATTAAGCCCGCCACTTTGGAGGTTGATGTAAAGTCTCCTTTTAAGGTTGAACCTGATGGAGTTTTTGTACTACCGGGAGGAGAAGTTGAGTTTAAACTCTTCGAGGAAGTTGTTTCTGATCATGGCTCAAAGATAAGGG atatcgATGTCACCGGTGACAATCCATTATTTACATTTGAGATTGAAGATTCTAGTATTGCATCCATTGACAAAGAAACCTCACTTGTGACTGCATTGAAAGAAGAAGAGGATGAGACTATg atcatGGTGAAAAATCGTGAGGGAGAAGTTATCAAACAAGTTCCATTTCGAATTACAATTGCTGATTCCTTAACTATTAAGGCTCATCCTGGTGGTGATCAAGTTCAACTCCTCcaagaagaagaatatgaaataaaggttgaaatctttgataaatataaaagacgAATTTATCCATCAAAA aatattttatgCAAGACATCTTATCCAGGTCAGTTTAAGGTTGTAGAGCTATCCGACAACGGTCTTTGGGCAAGAATCCATACAAAGGAAATGGGTAGAGGAagg GTTAAAGCACATCTCCGATCAGTTTTGACATCAGATGACGAAGAAATTGAGGTGGTTCCTCATCTCAGAGGGAATGTGGATTTCGAAATATATGAAGctattaaattaaatccaaAAGAGACTATTTTACCCTGGGATGAGACTGTGAAACCAGAATATTCCCTCAATTACAAA GCATCAGGTGGAAGTAAGTTGTTCAGATACTCTGTTAGTGATGAAGAAATGGCCACATCCACTGGCAATGGACAAATTTTAACCCATGGAGTTAAGTCAGGTTCATTTAAAGTTCGTGCATCAATGGctcacaatgaaaatatttttggagagtCAGAA GTTTATATAGTTTCTCCAGAGACATTATCCATTGATTTTCATTCAAATGAAGGTCACAGTGGTGTTTTGCTCCGTATTCCAATTGTTATGACAACCTCTATTCCTGACGCTGATGATCGAATGGTCTTTAACGACTGTACAGATATTCCATTCAAATTAACAATGAGCCAAGAGGagcattttaaatttgaagaaaaagaca TTCGTGGATCGCATCGTTTTGGATCTTCATGTGCTAACATATACATTTCTTGCTCAAAACCTGGTGCTGTATCAGATGTCACTGTTTCATATAGAAATCCAACATCAGGACAAGAATTGAGTGCAATGACAAATATACAATGTTATGC GTCCATGACATTTGTAAATCCAGTCATGAAAAGGAATAGTATATCGACAAATATGTTCCTGGCGATTGGTTCATCTTCAAAAGTCATTATTGATCATGGTCCACTTCCATGGTATAAGGACCCTTCAACATTTTTCAgacaaa ttGAGATCGAAGACCCAGATATACTTAAAgtaaatagaattaataaagaaaatgattacgAGAAAAATGTTTACGATGTAACATGTAAAGCAGAGGGGAAAACCAATTTTATTGTAACAATCGGTAACAAAGGATCTGAGAGCAATAA tatgcCAGCAAAAGAATCTAGAGAAGTTACTATCAACTGTGTTATTCCTAGAAAAATTAGTCTTACTCCAAGAACTATTGATGGATCAAAGGTGGATTTGATTGTCAATCCCTCCTCAGGAAAA ATTCTATTAGACAAGGAAAAGGGAATTCGAGTATTCGTGGTTGTCAAGGATGGACAAGGTCATACACTTGAAAGTGTTGAGAGCTTAAAATTTAGCATTGAG cTATCGGATTCCCAACTTATAAAGACTAAATCCGAAACTTTCCACTTTCCAAAATCAGATTCGACAAATTTAATTATCCCAAGCCGAC ctTACATTGATATATTGagccaaaaaaagaaagggaacGTCGATATCGAGGTATCTCTTGTTGGTTACGATGAAGATGTTTTCAAATCTCGTGGATTAGAATTACCT GATCCTTTCCCAATTGATGAGGAAGAAAATGAGGAGGAAGAGGATTTTGCGATATATTCAGACATTATTGGATTATCCTTACTAACGGAGaaagaaattatttcatttagacCATAA